A single genomic interval of Nonomuraea rubra harbors:
- a CDS encoding endonuclease domain-containing protein — protein MPVRSWSELPVGRVVRLDADAEAVAVSIDPLPPGAPAILTWLPGEPRSVAGLVASVLRELDEAAIALFPAWLPEAAGIEGPGGAHVPAVRSLALRRASASEHYGPFLAELAERALTGRASVLGPEVRVAGLARVLAESFGRTGLAVLVRVPDGLSPAGQEVLVAGCEWLAHRAAAGVWLAGAPLDAVDRVETVRPDLPGPRPAAPEPGPGQEPPRMLYPAIAGRPHPGSAGEQALEAALAGCEWASGRAWNQTYQPHPLAAPIRVDLLWERERCVVEIDGADHRGAAKFAADRERDVRLQLDGYAVLRFLDVQVLTDMETVIRQIARFLRQRRRTEG, from the coding sequence GTGCCCGTGCGGTCGTGGTCGGAGCTTCCGGTCGGCCGGGTCGTCCGGCTGGACGCGGACGCCGAGGCCGTGGCCGTGAGCATCGACCCGCTGCCGCCGGGCGCCCCCGCCATCCTCACCTGGTTACCCGGCGAGCCACGATCGGTCGCCGGCCTGGTCGCCTCCGTCCTGCGCGAGCTGGACGAGGCGGCCATCGCGCTGTTCCCGGCCTGGCTGCCCGAGGCCGCCGGGATCGAGGGGCCCGGCGGCGCGCACGTGCCGGCCGTCCGCTCGCTGGCGCTGCGCAGGGCGTCCGCCAGCGAGCACTACGGCCCGTTCCTGGCCGAGCTGGCCGAGCGGGCGCTGACCGGCCGCGCCAGCGTGCTCGGGCCGGAGGTACGCGTGGCCGGCCTGGCCAGGGTGCTGGCCGAGAGCTTCGGCAGGACCGGGCTGGCCGTCCTGGTCCGCGTCCCGGACGGGCTCTCCCCGGCCGGCCAGGAGGTGCTCGTCGCGGGCTGCGAGTGGCTGGCCCACCGGGCGGCGGCCGGGGTGTGGCTCGCGGGCGCCCCGCTGGACGCGGTGGACCGGGTGGAGACGGTACGGCCGGACCTCCCGGGTCCCCGGCCCGCCGCCCCGGAGCCCGGCCCCGGCCAGGAGCCGCCCCGCATGCTCTACCCGGCGATCGCCGGGCGGCCCCATCCCGGCAGCGCCGGCGAGCAGGCCCTGGAGGCGGCGCTGGCCGGGTGCGAGTGGGCGTCGGGGCGTGCGTGGAACCAGACGTACCAGCCGCATCCGCTGGCGGCCCCGATCCGCGTGGACCTGCTCTGGGAGCGGGAGCGGTGCGTGGTGGAGATCGACGGGGCCGACCACCGGGGCGCCGCCAAGTTCGCCGCCGACCGGGAGCGGGACGTGCGTCTCCAGCTCGACGGTTACGCCGTGCTGCGCTTCCTCGATGTTCAGGTACTGACCGACATGGAAACCGTGATCCGCCAGATCGCGCGGTTCCTGCGGCAACGCCGCAGGACGGAAGGATGA
- a CDS encoding sensor domain-containing protein: protein MTTLRHRLATDTRYTLLGLPMAVVHFAVVVVGISAGLGTAVVFIGLPILAATAAAARNLADFERVALPGVLGRPVARPPYRPAPAWAGRLRRTMNPLTSGQAAIDLLYGILAFPVSLAASVVVAVWWAGTLAGLTFPLYGWIIAAIPGVDHSLPELLGLGGGDTMFVVFNTAIGVLFALTLVPVVRGAALVKASLAQAMLTRAPLDAPARVPAGVTVG from the coding sequence ATGACAACCCTCCGGCACCGCCTCGCCACCGACACCCGTTACACCCTGCTCGGCCTGCCGATGGCCGTCGTGCACTTCGCCGTCGTCGTGGTCGGGATCTCGGCCGGGCTGGGCACCGCGGTCGTGTTCATCGGCCTGCCGATCCTGGCCGCCACCGCCGCCGCGGCCAGGAACCTGGCGGACTTCGAGCGCGTCGCGCTCCCCGGCGTGCTCGGCCGTCCCGTGGCCCGCCCGCCCTACCGGCCCGCCCCGGCGTGGGCGGGCCGGCTCCGCCGCACGATGAACCCGCTGACCAGCGGCCAGGCCGCGATCGACCTGCTGTACGGCATCCTGGCCTTCCCCGTCTCGCTGGCCGCCTCCGTCGTCGTCGCCGTCTGGTGGGCCGGCACGCTGGCCGGCCTGACCTTCCCCCTGTACGGCTGGATCATCGCCGCCATCCCCGGCGTGGACCACAGCCTGCCCGAGTTGCTCGGGCTGGGAGGCGGCGACACGATGTTCGTCGTCTTCAACACCGCGATCGGCGTGCTGTTCGCGCTGACGCTGGTCCCGGTGGTGCGCGGCGCGGCCCTGGTCAAGGCGAGCCTGGCCCAGGCCATGCTCACCCGCGCCCCGCTGGACGCCCCCGCGCGGGTGCCGGCCGGCGTGACCGTGGGCTGA